From a single Azospirillum fermentarium genomic region:
- a CDS encoding GNAT family N-acetyltransferase — protein MTDSITLRPATPDDAPAIAPLLVMAGGGSYEFMLDGLVPGMSTVDLLIPGLSGTAGSFSYRHIVVAQAPDGTVAGIAHAYPTDWMRQADRSLIPPDRLEHLASFDAVQAWDTLFLSALAVLPAWRRQGVAGRLLEETVERAATGGFPGLSLHVWADNEPARWLYARHGFTERGRAAIPWHPRLPHEGGSILMVRETLTRRAGFPLWR, from the coding sequence ATGACCGATTCCATCACCCTGCGTCCCGCCACCCCCGACGATGCTCCGGCCATCGCCCCGTTGCTGGTGATGGCGGGGGGCGGATCTTACGAATTCATGCTCGACGGGCTGGTGCCGGGGATGAGCACGGTGGACCTGCTGATTCCCGGCCTGAGCGGGACCGCCGGCTCCTTCTCGTACCGTCACATCGTGGTGGCGCAGGCCCCGGACGGCACGGTGGCCGGCATCGCCCACGCCTATCCCACCGACTGGATGCGGCAGGCCGACCGCTCGCTGATTCCCCCCGACCGGCTGGAACACCTGGCCAGCTTCGACGCCGTGCAGGCGTGGGACACCCTGTTCCTGTCGGCGCTGGCGGTGCTGCCGGCGTGGCGGCGGCAGGGTGTCGCCGGACGGCTGCTGGAAGAGACGGTGGAGCGGGCGGCGACGGGCGGCTTCCCCGGCCTGTCGCTGCATGTGTGGGCCGACAACGAACCGGCCCGCTGGCTCTATGCCCGCCATGGCTTCACCGAGCGCGGACGGGCGGCCATCCCCTGGCACCCGCGGCTGCCGCACGAGGGGGGCAGCATCCTGATGGTGCGGGAAACCTTGACCCGGCGCGCGGGTTTCCCATTGTGGCGGTAA